Below is a genomic region from Acidobacteriota bacterium.
GAGACAGCAGCCAACGGAAAATCTCGGAGGTCACCATGAGCGTTACGCGTCGGAAATTCATGCAAGCTCTCACTGTTGCCGGGGGAGCGGGAGTAACCGGCTCCTCTGCCGGCCTCCTGGCCGAGCCGGTCCCAGGCAAACACAAGGGGCGCAAGAAAAGGACCCTCTATTTCAATGACGCCCGGCACTACTACCTCTACGTTTTCGAGCCCCCCATGACCATGGAGGACGCCTGGGTGCCCATTGACGAGGTGGCCGGAACGGCCGTGGACACCTTTGTCTACGGGGTGGAGCGGGGGGACGGTCTCTTCTATCCCTCGCGGGTGGGCCAGCGTTTCGGCGCCGACATGCGTCCCTTCCCGATCACCGCCTACTGGCGCACCTGGGAGAACATGCAGAGCCTGATCGACCGGGGCCTGGACCCGCTGACCGTGCTGATCGACCGCGCCCATGAGAAAGGGATGGACTTCTTCGCCAGCGTGCGCATGGCCTCCTACGGGGGGCTGGAGGACAAGTACAAGGTGCCCGAGGGCGGACGGGGCCTGGCCCACGAGTTCGTGCGCGACCACCAATACGCGGTGCTGAAGGAGCTGGCCACCGAATACGACACCGAGGGTGTAGAGCTGGACTTCGCGGCGGCGCCGGGGGGAATGCCTCTCTATGTGAGGCCGGAAGACTTGTCGGCGACGACCCCGGTGCTGACCGAGTGGGTTGCCAAGATCTCCGATGCCGTCCGCAATCGACCCGGCAAGCCGGGCCAGGTGGGGGCCCGGGTCTATCCCACCGAGGAGATGTGCCTCAAGAACGGCCTGGACGTGCGGACCTGGATCCGGGAAGGCCTGGTCGACTACCTGGCGCCCATCCTCTATATCGATTTCACCCTGGACGTGGACATGCCCATCGACTGGGTCATCGAAGCAGCTCACGCCAAGGACATCGCCGTCTACGGCACCCTTCAGCCCTACATCAGGGATGAAGCCACCGGGTCGGCGCCGGCGGCTCCCAAGAGGATCTATCCCACTCCCGAAAATGTGCGGGCGGCGTCCGCCAATTACTGGAGGCGGGGAGTCGACGGCCTCTATGCCTGGTTCATGCAGTGGCCGTTGGGAGACACGGAACGGCGCATCCTGACAGAGATTGGAGACCCGGAACTGATCGGGGAAGCCGACAAGCACTATGTGCTTCACGGCTCGTCCGAGCGGTCCTCCGAAATGGGCTATCCGGCCGGTCTGCCGCTGAAGATTCCCGGCCCCGAACCCGGCAAGCGCTACCCCATCCCCTTCTCGATTTCAGACGACATCGAAGGCAAGGCGGAGCGGATCCGCAAGGTCGTTCTGAAGCTGCATATCGACAATCTGCTGACCGCCGACCGGCTGACGGTTCTGCTGAACGGCCAGTCGCTGGCAGACGAGATCTGCCTGCGCGACTACGCCGACAATATCGTTCCCTACCAGGGACAGTGGCTGGAGTTTCACCTGCGAAAGGTGCGGCCCCGCAAGGGTGAGAACCTGCTGGAAATATCCCTGGAGGAGCGCCCGCCTCACATGGGAAAGGGCATTTCGGTGGAATGGGTGGAAGTGCGGGTCGACTACGGGTTCTATCCGACCACGCCGAAAGCATAGACCGTCGCATTCGAGAGATCCCCATGAGCCTGAGCCGTCGAAAATTCATGAAGGCCCTAACCGTTGCCGGGGGAGCGGGAGCGGCCGGCTCCTCCGCCGGCCTCCTGGCCGAGCCGCTCCCCGGCAAGCCGTCCGGGCCCAGGAAGCGGACCCTCTACTACAACGACGCCCGGCACTACTACCTCTACGTTTTCGAGCCCCCCATGACCATGGAGGACGCCTGGGTGCCCATTGACGAGGTGGCCGGAACGGCCGTGGACACCTTTGTCTACGGGGTGGAGCGGGGGGACGGTCTCTTCTATCCCTCGCGGGTGGGCCAGCGTTTCGGCGCCGACATGCGTCCCTTCCCGATCACCGCCTACTGGCGCACCTGGGAGAACATGCAGAGCCTGATCGACCGGGGCCTGGACCCGCTGACCGTGCTGATCGACCGCGCCCATGAGAAAGGGATGGACTTCTTCGCCAGCGTGCGCATGGCCTCCTACGGGGGGCTGGAGGACAAGTACAAGGTGCCCGAGGGCGGACGGGGCCTGGCCCACGAGTTCGTGCGCGACCACCAATACGCGGTGCTGAAGGAGCTGGCCACCGAATACGACACCGAGGGCGTGGAGCTGGACTTCGCGGCGGCCCCGGGCGGCATGCCGCTGTTCCTGAGACCGGAGGATGTTCCTTCCATGACCCCGGTGTTGACCGAGTGGGTGGCCAGGATCTCCGAAGCGGTCCGCAATCGTCCCGGCAAGCCGGGCCAGGTGGGGGCCCGGGTCTATCCCACCGAAGAGATGTGCCTCAAACAGGGGCTGGACGTGCGGACCTGGATCCGGGAGGGCCTGGTCGACTACCTGGCGCCCATGCTCTATATCGATTTCACCCTGGATGTGGACATGCCTGTCGACTGGCTCGTCGAAGCAGCCCACGCCAAGGGTATCGCCGTCTACGGTGTCCTGGCGCCCTACGTCGGAGACGAGGCCACCGGGACCGACCCGTTGGCGCACAAGGTCCTCTTTCCCACGCCCGAGAATTTTCGCGCCGCCGCTGCCAACTACCGGAGGCGCGGCGTGGACGGGATCTACGCCTGGTTTCTCCGATGGCCGCTTGGGGACAGGGAACGCCGGGTCCTGACCGAGTTGGGGGACCCCGAGCTGATTCGGGAAGCCGACAAGCACTACCTGCTGCACCGCCGCTCCAAGGGGGCGGTCGAAATGGGCTACCGGGCCAGTCTGCCCCTGAGGATGCCTGCCGGCGATGCGGGCAAGCGCTATTCCATTCCCTTTACCATTTCAGACGATATCGAAGGCGGGGCGGAACGGATCAGTCAGATCGTTCTCAAGCTCTATGTCGCCAACCTGGTGACGGCCGATCGTCTCACCCTGCTGTTGAACGGCCAGTCCCTGGAGCATGAGATCTGCCGGCGTGACTATGCCAATCGCATCGATCCCTGGCTCGGGCAGTGGTTGGAGTATCAATTGCGGAAAGTGCGGCCGCGCCAGGGGGAGAACCTGCTGGAAATTTCCCTGGATGGGCGGCCGGCGGGAATGGGAGGGAGAATTTCGGTGGAGTCCGTCGAAATCCAGGTCGAATACGGATCCTATCCGACCACCCCGAGAGTTTAAATACAACCCTCAGCGGACCTCGAATTTAGCCACCTCGCTGAGTGATCGATTGGCCAGGTTGTCGGTGACGTTCACCACCAGTTGATAGTGGCCGGGGTCAAGCGCGCTCAGGGCCAGATGCTGTTCCAGGGTCATCTGCTGGGCGGCCCCCGCCAGTTCCTCCTCGGTCTTGGTCAGGCGGGTGATTTCCTTGCCGCCCTTTTTCAGGACAAATTGAACCGAGGCCGACGGTTTGTGGGTCTTGTCGTCCACGGTCAGGTTGTAGACCTGGAAGTAAATCCCCATGGTTTCTTTCCGGTCGAAGCGGTCTGCCACGTTGGGGTGGACCTTTTTGGTCCCAATGACGAACATGCCGCCCCCCACCTGTTTCGCGGGGAGCGGTTGGATGGTGTCCGCCAGGATGATGGAGCTGCTGGCCAGACTGTCGTTGGGGTAATGGGGGATCACCATTCCAAAGTACTGGGTCCCGATGTTGCCGCTGTGAATGTCCTTCAGCACCAACTCCAGCTTGTATCTTCCGGAGCGCAGGTTCAGGGTTTTCTGATATAGCGAGTCGCGTTCCAGCGCCTCTTTCATCAGGGACGCGGGCACGTCCTGGGAAATGACGTCCTCGAAAACTTCCACCACCCGTCCTGTTATGGTCGAGATCCGCCCGAAGATATTCACGCGGGCGCGCTCAACGCCCTCCTGGTTCTGGAAGGTCAAATCCTGGTGGCGCAGGCGGATGGTGATGGGTGTCAGCACCATGTCTTCGGTGATCTTGAAGAAGTCGGTGGTGAAGTGAAAGGGGAGCAGGTTGTAGGAGAGCTTGGTGTTGATGACCGTTTCCAGATCCTTGAAGCGGACCTTGGGCCCCCGGGTCAGGGCCGCTAACTGCCTCAGCCGGTCAAATTGCTGGTAGGGGCGCAGGTTTCCGCCCATGCCATATCCCGTGCCCCCCATAATGTCGCGATCTTCCTTGTAGGCAATGCCCGCCATCTCGGCCGTGGTCAAGCCGATCTGGGGGGTGTAGTAAATGGCATCCTTGTCCTTGGATCTCAAGGCGATACGGTACTCCCCGCTGAAGCTGGGGTCCACGAATTCGATCCGGACTTCCTCTCCCAGGGCCCTGCCTTCGATATAGCGGTACCTCCACACTTCAAAGGGAAAGGTCACCGTCTGCCCGCCTCCCTCCTCGGGGGGGCGGTCGTAGGTGCCGCCGGCGGAATGCCTCTCGATCTCATCCGGAGGGCCGAAGGTGATGTAGATCCGCCCCCGGTCCGTTTCCCACCCCGGCTTGCCCGAGGCGAAGCGTTCGTTGGCAAAGGCGATGCGGCGGTAGTGCTCCTGCTTGGCCTCGTTGTCGGGGGTGTCCGGATTGGGGTCCCGCCGGAGCCAGAACTGCTCGATGAACTGATAGCGCTCGTCGTCGGTGGTCAGGCGCTTGAAGGCCTCTTTCTCTTCCTGGCTGATGATGTAGCCGACGTCCTGCTTCATCCACTTCTTCAGGTATCGGTCCGAGGTTTCCGTGCGGAGCGATTTCTCGCGTCTCCGGTCCTTCTTCCGGTCGGCCAACAGCACCGATCCTGAGAGAACGAAAAGGAAGGTCAAACCGCCGGCCAGGAACCGGTTCCATTTGCGGGGGATTCTCATGGGGCACCTTGCTTGATGTCAGCCATCGGGTGACAGGCGTTTCTGGTTCGTTTGGGACTCCATTTCATTATAAAGCACGTGCGGGCCGCGTCAATCGGGTCTCGCTATGCCACGATCTCCTTGATCAGGCGGCCGCCCAGATCCGTCAGGCGCTTGAAACGTCCCGCGTGGTAGTAGGTGAGCCGCATGTCGTCCAGACCCAGGCTGTGCAGCATGGTGCCATGGAGGTCGTGCAGGTGATAGACGTTCTCGGCTGCCTTGATGCCCAGCTCGTCGGTGTTGCCCACCACCGTCCCGCCCTTGATGCCGCCACCGGCCATCCAGGCCACCATGGCCTCCTTGTTGTGGTCGCGGCCGGGATGGGAGCGGAAGAAGTCCATGGAGTTGTCGGCGGTGCGTCCGAATTCCCCGGCCCACACCACCAGGGTCTCATCCAGCAGCCCCCGCTGCTTCAGGTCCTTCAGCAGCGCCGTGACCGGCTGATCGGTCTCGTAGCCCCGCTTGCGGTGCTCCTCGGCGATGTTCTCGTGGGAGTCCCAGCCGCCGCAGTAGACCTGGACGTAGCGCACGCCCCGCTCCACCAAGCGGCGGGCCATCAGGCACCTGCGGGCCATGGGTTCCTTGATCTTGTCATTGAGGCCGTACATTTCCTTGATCTTGTCGGGTTCGCTGTCGATGTCCACCGCCTCGGGCACGGCGAACTGCATGCGGAAGGCCAGCTCGTAGTTCTTCATGCGGGCCAGCAGGTTCTCGTTGCCGGGGTCGGACTCCAGGTAGGGCCGGTTCAGCCGATTGAGCAGCGCGATGTCGGCCTGCTGCTGCTCCCGGGTGACTCCCGGCGGAGGCTGGAGATCGAAGATGGGCGCCCCCACCGAGTTCAACAGGGTGCCGTGGGTGGCGGCCGGCAGATATCCGTTGGAGTAATTGACCGCCCCGCCGGAGATTCGTCCCCGATGGTCGGGCAGGACCACGAAGGCGGGCAGGTTCTGGCTCTCGCTGCCGAGCCCGTGGATGACCCAGGAACCGACCGAGGGACTGCCGGGAATGGGGACGCCGGTGTTCATCATGAAGCAGGCCCCGGGATGGGCCTCCGAGTCGGTGTGGAGCGAGCGGACCACGGCGATGTCGTCCACGCAGGTGGCCAGGTGGGGAAAGATTTCCGAAACTTCCATGCCGCACTGCCCGTGTCGCGTGAACTTGAAGGGGCTGCCTACGTAAATCCGCTTTTCCAGGCTGCCGTAGACGCGGGTGACTGGGGTCCCATGGTACTTGGCCAGCGCCGGCTTGGGGTCGAAGGTGTCCATCTGGCCGGGAGCTCCCTCCATGAAGAGAAAGATGCAGGCCTTGGCCTTGGCGGCGAAGTGGGGCTGCTTGGGCGCCAGCGGGTCCTGGGTTCTTGTGTCCGCCTGAAGCCAGCCGTCCCGGCACAGCAGCGAGGTGAGCGCCAGGCTCCCCACGCCTCTGCCGAATCCGTACAGGAAGTCCCTGCGCCCCATCTCTCCCAGGCGCGGGTCGGGCCGTTCCACCCGCGAACAAACGTCGAACTCACTCTTGGCCATGATTGCTCCTCTTGCTTTCCGTCGTTAACCGGACGCCTTGTTCAGGCAGAACTCATTCCAGGAAGATGAACTCGTTCATATTGATGAGCACCAGGCAGAGACGCGCCAGCCGGTCGCCTCCCGGCTCCTTCTGCCTGTCCAGGGACTCACCCAGGTCGTTTCCGAAGCGGATGGCCCGCAGCGTTACCTTGGGGGGGAGGTCCGGTTCCACCGGGTGTTCTCTCAGAAAGCCCAGGCACTCGTCGCGCTCCAGGGCCGATGGAGACCTCTGGAAGGCCAGTTGGAAGGCGTGCTCCACCTGGCGTTGGGGGGCGTCGCCCGCCTCCCTCCGGATGCGGTCCGCCATGAAGCGAGCCTGTTCGTGGGAGAATCTGCTGTTGAGCAGGGAGAAGACCTGGGGGGTCACGGTGGTGACGTCCCTGACGGGGCAGCTCTCGTTGATATTGGGGCCGTCAAACACCGCCACCATGGGGAGCTGCAAGGACCGGCACTGCAGCACGTAGACGCTTCGCCGGCTTCGTTCCTCCCGCGGCGAAGGTTCCCACCACACCCCGGCGCGCCGCTGCACGGCATCGTCGATATCGGGGAAGAAGGGCGGGCCTCCCATGGAGGGATTGAGTTGTCCGCTGACCGCCAGCACGCTGTCCCGCATGACCTCGGCTTCCAATCGGATGGGGTTTCGCCGCCACAGGTAGCGGTTGTCGCTGTCCAGCTTCCTGTAGGCCTCCAGGTGGGGTGTCCGCAGGGATTGCCGGTAGACGTTGGACTGCAGAATGATCCGGTGCATCTCCTTGATGCTCCAGCCGCTCCGGACAAACTGCCAGGCCAGCCAGTCGAGCAGCTCCCGGTGGACGGTGCCGCCGCCGTTCTTGCCCAGGTCGCTAGGGGTGGACACCAGGCCGCGGCCGAAGTGGTACTGCCAGATCCGGTTCACCATCACCCGGGCCGTCAGGGGGTTGTCGGGGCTGGCGATCCATTCGGCCAGCAGCTTGCGGGAGCTTCCTCTCGAAGAACGAATGTCCAGACCCTTGTAGTCGACCGGCCGGGAATGGCCGGTGACGGCGCTCAGCACGCCCGGTTCCACTACCTCTCCCCGCAGCTTGTAGTTGCCCCCTTTCAGCAGGTAGGTGGTCGGGGGACCGGCGGTGTGGGCGCGGAAGCCCTGCGAGGCCACAAAGGCCATGGCCTTGTAGTAGTCGGGGCTGTTGACGTTGGCGAAACGCTGGCCCTGTCGTGAAATCAGTCGCAGCCGTTCCACGTCCTCCTTGGTATAGAGGGATCTCTTGGGGAAGGGGGTGCGCTTCAGATCGGAGACCACCCAGTCCTTGAGATCCTGGGGAGCCATGAGCTGGTAGTGGGGAGTCACCCGCGCCGCCAGTTCGGCCTTGAACCTGGCGCCTTCCTCCTTGCGCCGGTCCAGCAGGTTCTTCCAGCTCTCGGCCTTCTTCTTCCAGCGTTCGGGCTCAAGTTGCGGAAGCTCGTAGGGGGTGAAGGGCACGGATTCGGGGCCCACCGTCACCGGAGCGAAGAAGGCTTCCATTCGGTAGTAGTCCCGGGTGGGAATGGGATCGTACTTGTGGTCGTGGCAGCGGGCGCAGCCCAGGGTCATTCCCAGGAACACCGAACCGGTGGTTCCGACCACGTCGTTGAGGTAGTCCCGTCGGGTCTGGGGCGAATCCACCCGCTGCACGAACACCCACTGGTGAAGAAACCCGGTGGCGATCTTGCCCTCCGCCCCATAGTTTCTGTAGGCGTCTCCGGCGAGTTGCTGCCGGATGAAGCGGTCGTAAGGCATGTCCCGGTTGAAGGCGCGGACCACGTAGTCCCGGTAGCGCCACATGTGAGGCCGGGGGTAGTCGACGGACTCGCCCACCGTGTCCGAGTAGCGCACCAGGTCCAGCCAATGCCGTGCCCAGCGCTCGCCGTAGGCTGGGTCGTCCAACAGCTTCTCGACGGCGGCGCGGTAGGCATCCTCCGAGGAGTCCTCGAGGAAGGCAGCCATGGTTTCGGGAGAGGGCGGCAGGCCGGTCAGTCCGAAGTGGATCCTTCTGAGCAAGGCCCGCCGCGATGCCTGCGGAGCCGGCTCCATGCCCTTTTCTTCCAGGGCGGACAGGACGAAGGCATCAACCGGGTTCCGGACCCACTGCTGCTGCTTTACCGCTGGGACCTCGGGAAGGGCCAACCGGGTCCAGGGCCAGCTCTTGGACGTGCCTGTGGTGTGTTCCGCCGCCACATCTGCCGGCTTCAACCGGTCGATCCAGGCGGCGATCAGGCTGATTTCCCCGTCCGTCAGCCGGGAGCCGCTCATCGGCATTGCCGGCTCGATGTCGCCCTTGAGTCTCGAGATCAAGGGGCTGCCGGCGCTGTTGCCGGCAACCACCGCCGGTCCATCCAACGCGCCCCCCTCCAGCAGCGCCTCCAGGGTGTCGACCACCAGTCCGCTCTGATGCGTCTCCGCACTGTGACAGCTCTGGCAGTGCTGTTCCAGAATGGGCCGGACGTCCCGGTCGAAGCTGATCTCCTCATCCGCGCCGAGCGCGACGGGGATCGAGGGTTGGGCTGACAGGACAAGAACGGTGGCGAGACAGAGATGGCTGAACAAGTGGTTCATTTCATCCCCCGGGGCCGACTGCCCGCAAATAACAAAGGGTTTGCAGGTCTTGCAGGATGTTATAACTTGCAATTTCGCTATCGAAATATATAACAGGCCCCTGGACCGGTCAATTCCAAACGGGCGCAGAGCGTGGGTTGCCAGGGGATCCTGGTGTAGTTTACAGTCGGAAAAATCTTTTCTGCTTATCCACGAAGGGCCGGGAAGAACCACCAATGGACACGAATGGGACTGATTGAGGTAAGTGGAGAGTGAAGAGTGAAGAGTGGAGAGTTGTCAGTCGAGTGATTCGGGATCAGGCCAGCGCCTGATGACGTGGTTACACTTCTTGTGGGGACTGTACCGAGACTGGCAAGTTGCTTCACGTGTAGATCAAATAACTATCCACTAATCACTATCCACTATTCACTCTTCGCCTAGTTTCGCCGCCGTTCCATACGACGGGGCGATTTGTACAGGGTTAAACAGGAGTGTTTCAGGCAAGGAGGATTCCATGGCAATTTTGGGTCGCAGATCCTTCCTGGCGGCAGCCGCGGTGCTGCCGGCGCTGGCCGCCGGATGTGATCCGGACGGCGACGAAGAAGGCGCTTCCGGGTCCTGGGCCGAGCCGCAACGCTATGGGACGGCAGAAAGCCGACGGTCGTTCAGGCAGTTTTGGACCGATTCGGAAATCCAACCCTTCGGGCACCGGGACTTCCCGCACTTTCATCGCCTCCGGACCGGTCTCGACACCCGCTATTCGCGCTGCCAGAAGTCCATTCCCAAGTTGCAGGCAGGTCCGCTCTACCTGCGGCTGAAACTGCTCTGCACCGGGGAAGCCGGACGCACGCTGTTTACCCTGGGGTTGAAGAGCCGCGCTTTGGGCAACTGGGCCTTCAGCCTGGGGGCCTGCCCGACCCACGGGATCTCTTTCGGAATCCAGGGTTGGCAAATCCTGGTGAACGCGGCCGACCCCTGGCGGGAACGAACCCCGGTGCGCGGGCTGGACCATCGGGACTGGCACACGTGGGTCCTGGTGATACCCGAAGCCGCCGGCCCGGCTCGGATCTACTGCGACGGGCGCTACCTGATGGACTTGAAGCAGCCCATCACCGGCGCCCAGAGGGAAAAGATCGCCCGGGAGCAGAATGGACGCCATGGTTCCGTGCAGCAGTTGGTGCCGGAAACCCCTGGAGAGGCGGACTATGTCTTCCTGGAGAGCCGCCACCCCGGCCAGGAGCTTGACATCGATGGGTTCGAGCTCTCGACCCGGGCTCCGGCCACCGGCCGAACCTCGCTCCCGGTGCTGCTGGACCTGGACTGGGAGCTGCGGGGGACTCGCATGGTGGAGAACCCCCTCACCCGCTTTGCCGGCAATCCGGTCCTGGACAAGGCCGCCGTCCCCGATCCCTCGGGCCGAGGCTCGGGTGGTTTCAATGCCGAGGTGATCCGGGACGGTGAGGGGTTCCGCATGTATTTCAATGGCGTGAACCGAATGAGCCAGGCCATCGGCAGGGTCACTTTCGCTCTCTACCATGCCTTCTCCAGGAACGGGACCGACTGGAGAGTGACCCCGGCCACCCCGGTGCTGAACACGGGGCCTGCGGGCTCCTGGGACGCGGGCAGCCTGGGCGCGGCCGGCGTGATCAAGGAAGGCCATCGGTTCAGGATGTGGTATGGGGGATACGTGGACCGGTTGCAGCAGGGAAGAGCCGGCTATGCGGAGTCTTCCGACGGGATTCGTTGGAGCAAGCCCGACCTGGGCCTAATGCGGTTCGGGGGGCGCCAGACCAACATCTGCTTTTCGCTCCAACCCGGCCTCAACTCCAACGAGTACGAGTTGCCGGTGGAGGTGATTCGGGACGAAGCAGCGCCTCCGGACCGGCGTTACCTGATGTTCCTGCACACTCAGGGCCCCCACGGCTTCATTGTGGACGTGGCCGCTTCGCCCGACGGCCGGAAGTTCGTGCGTGCGCCCCACAATGCCCGCCACTACGCCTTCGACGAGGTTCCTCGCAACAGCACCCTCCATGCTGCCGCGGTCGTCCTGAAAGAGGACAGTTACTGGTGGGCCTTTGTGGGACACCACGAGCCCGACGGGGGAGGCTATCGCATGCGGTTCACCGGTTGGGCGACCGAGCCCGAGGAGAAGGACAATATCGGATTCGGGCTGTGGACCTCCCGCCGCATCCAGCTCGAACCCGGTGGCCAGCCCTGGGAGCAGGGGGAGCCCCGGATTTCCTGTTTTCTGGAGGTCGGAAGCGAGTGGTGGATCTACTACAGTTCCGGAGGCAGCATCGGGCTGGCCAGGGTGGGGCGTCACCGCCTCTACGGACTGGCCCTGGAAGCCGGCCGGGAGTCCGGAGAGATGACCTCGTTGCCGCTGAGACCTCCGGGGCCGACGTGGCGCCGCCACCGGCTCACCGTGAACGTCAGCGGACTCTCGGGAGGCGCGCGCCTGGAAGCCGAGTTGCTGGATGGAGTGCGCCAGTCTCCCCTGGAAGGCTTTGGCATGGGGCGGTCGGTGGCCATTGAGCGGGACGGTTACGAGGTGCCCTTGCGCTGGCGAGCCGGGGGCGAGAGGCTTCCGGAAGCGTCCGGCCCGCTTCGGGTGCGGTTGAGAATGACCCGGGGCCGGGGGACTCCTCAGCTTCACGCTCTCCATGTGCGGGCCGGCGACAGCCGGTGATCCGGTGAGGCGATCCCGTTGACGACCGGGTCGCGGGATTGTGATAGCATCTCCGCGAAACGCCCCGTGACACCTCCCTTTGCCTGACTGCAGTTAGCCAGGCCTCCCGATTTCGAGAGGAGCCGCTCATGTCATCCATGGTTCGCCGTGAATTCCTGGCCTCGGGCGCCCTGGGTCTGGCCGGACTGGCTCTTCCCCGCTGGTTGCGGGGAGCGCTGTCCGGGAATGCCCGCGAAGCCCTGAAGATCACCGACATCCAGGCCCACGAGGTCTGCCCTCCCTTCCACGACTACAATGCGCGCTGGCTTTTCCGATATCACGGATTGGGAGTCCAGTTGCGCACCATCTACGTTGTGAAGACCCAAAGCGGCCTGGAAGGCATCGGAGAGAGCTGGGGTCGGCTTCCCGAAAACGATCCGTCTTCCGGCTACATCGGCTCGAGCGCCTTCGACTGGATCGGCGACACCAGGAACCTGCCCATCAACATGGCCGTCTACGACCTGATGGGCAAGTATCTGGGCTTGCCCTGCTGGAAGCTGATCGGCCCCCGGGTGCGCTCCTGGGTTCCGGTGGCGGCCTGGACGGCCTCTCAACCCCCCGAGGGCATGGCCGAGGAGACGCTCAATGTGGCCGGGCGGGGGTTTCACTGGCTCAAGTACCACGTGGACGTCATTCAAAACGCGGTGGATCAGACCGAAGCCATCCAGAAAGTGGCTCCTCCCGGATTCAAGGTCCACTACGACTTCAACGCCGACTCCAACCTGGAAGCGGTGGAGCCCGTGCTCAAGGAACTGGAGAAATTCAGCGTGGCCGGACGCATCGAGGATCCGCTCCGGGCCGTTGACCATGATGGCTACCGGATCCTCCGAGAAAAGTGCTCCATCCCCATTCTCATCCACCACGGCCCTGCCGACTATTTCATGCGTCACGGCCTGTGCGACGGCTTCATGGCCGGCCACGCTCCGGTGGGACACGCCGCCAAGCTGGCCGGCATGGCCGAGTCCGCCAATACCCCCTT
It encodes:
- a CDS encoding mandelate racemase/muconate lactonizing enzyme family protein, with the translated sequence MSSMVRREFLASGALGLAGLALPRWLRGALSGNAREALKITDIQAHEVCPPFHDYNARWLFRYHGLGVQLRTIYVVKTQSGLEGIGESWGRLPENDPSSGYIGSSAFDWIGDTRNLPINMAVYDLMGKYLGLPCWKLIGPRVRSWVPVAAWTASQPPEGMAEETLNVAGRGFHWLKYHVDVIQNAVDQTEAIQKVAPPGFKVHYDFNADSNLEAVEPVLKELEKFSVAGRIEDPLRAVDHDGYRILREKCSIPILIHHGPADYFMRHGLCDGFMAGHAPVGHAAKLAGMAESANTPFMLQQCGGTINQAFLAHEAAVFKMAILDHVSLCHLWKEDVTVETMPVVNGSVQVLGKPGLGVTLDRDKLRRLSQAPRPRQDRFLVRMRYRNGFRVYFRFDPDAPGSNIRFLNPPDVPGPRLQRGTSGYANPVVTDFWDEDGSQAFERLWGETESGPVWRSERESSG